CTTCGGCCTGCGCGACGTGCGCATCCTCGACGGTGGGCTGCCCGCCTGGCAGCGGGCCGGGCACCCGCTCGAGGTGCACGACGTCGTCGCACCTCCCGGCGACGTCGTGCTGAGCCCCGGCCACCTGCGCACGCTCGACGCGTCCGGCGCGGCGGCGCTCGCGGCATCGGAGGACGGCGTGCTGCTCGACGCCCGCGCGGGCGAGCGGTACCGCGGCGAGACCGAGCCGGTCGATCCCCGCGCCGGGCACATCCCCGGTGCCGTCTCGGCGCCGACGTCGGAGAACCTTACGGACGAGGGATCGTTCCTGCCGACGGCCGCGCTGCGCGACCGGTTCGCGGCCCTGGGGGCGACGGCGGGCACGCGCGTGGGCGTGTACTGCGGCAGCGGCGTGACGGCCGCGCACGAGGCGGCAGCCCTCGCCGCGGCGGGCGTCGAGGCGATCCTCTACCCGGGCTCGTGGAGCCAGTGGTCGAACGACGCGTCGCGGCCGGTCGCCACCGGAGCGACGCCGGTCTGACGGGGTGGTTTCGACAGGCTCAACCACCGATCCGGAGGTTGAGCCCTCCGGTGGTCGCGCCGCTCCGGTGGTTGAGCCTGTCGAAACCACCCCGTGCTGGGACCTCAGAGGCTGATCGAGACCTCGTCGAGGTCGAAGCGCGGCAGGCGCGGGTACGTGGTGCCCTCGCCGTCGGCGTGGCCGACGTTGACGACCAGGAACGACTTGAACCCGGTGCCGGCGAAGAACGCGGCGTCGACGCCCGCGTAGTCGGCGGCGTGCATGGGGCCGGCGGCCAGGCCGGCAGCGCGCAGGCCCACCAGCAGGTAGCCCGCCTGGAGGTGGGCGTTCAGCGAGCCCATCCCGTGGCGCATCTCCTCGGCGGGGGCGAACTGGTCCTTGATGCCGGGGGCGTGCGGGAACAGCGTGTCCATGTGCTCGTGGAAGTCGTGGTCGTAGGCGAGCACGAGGGTCACGGGGGCGGACTCGACGCGCGACTTGTTGCCGTCGGGCATGAGCTCCACGAGCCGGGCCCGCTCCTCGGCCGAGCGCACCACGGCGAAGCGCAGCGGGAGCGAGTTCATCGCCGTCGGGCCGAACTTGGCGAGGTCCCAGGCGGCGGCGAGCTCGTCGTCGGTGACCGGGGCGTCGGTCCACTGGCTGGTGGTGCGGGCGGTGCGGAAGAGGAGGTCGGCGGCGGTCTCGTCGATGGCGAGGTCAGCAGTGGTGCTCAGGGCAACGGTCATGTCCGGTTGAACGCGGGCCGCCGATCCTGTCATCCAGGATTCAACCGTGACGTCTTTCACAAGCGCGTGTCACGACGCCGAGGCGCGCGTGGACGGGATGGGAAGATGGGCGCCATGGCTGCCGGCGACCCCCTCGTGCTCGGGATCGAGACCTCCTGTGACGAGACGGGCGTCGCCCTCGTCCGCGGCGACGACCTGCTGGTCGACACCACCGCGAGCTCCATGGACGAGCACGCCCGGTTCGGCGGCATCATCCCCGAGGTCGCCAGCCGCGCCCACCTCGAGGCGATGATCCCCACCATCCAGCAGGCGATCGGCGAGGCCGACGTCGACCTGTCCGAGGTCGACGCGATCGCCGTCACCGCCGGGCCCGGGCTGGTCGGCCCGCTCACCATCGGCGCCTCCGCCGCCAAGGCGCTCGCGATCGGCCTCGGCAAGCCGCTCTACGGCGTCAACCACGTCATCGGCCACGCCTGCGTCGACCAGCTCGTCCACGGCGCCTTCCCCGACCGCGTCATGGCCCTCGTGGTCTCGGGCGGGCACTCGTCGCTGCTGCTGGTCGACGACGTCGCCACCGACGTCACGGAGCTCGGGTCGACGCTCGACGACGCCGCGGGCGAGGCGTTCGACAAGGTCGGCCGCCTGCTCGGCCTGCCCTACCCGGGAGGCCCGCACATCGACCGGCTCGCCCGCGAGGGCGACCCCACCGCCATCCGCTTCCCGCGCGGGCTCACCGCCGCGAAGGACCAGGCCAAGCACGCCGCCGACTTCTCCTTCTCGGGGCTCAAGACGGCGGTCGCCCGCTGGGTCGAGAACGAGCAGGACGCCGGCCGCCCCATCCCGGTCGCCGACATCGCGGCGTCGTTCGCCGAGGCCGTCGTCGACGTGCTGACCGCCAAGACGATCGCCGCCTGCCGCCGGCACGACGTCGGGACGCTCGTCATCGGCGGCGGGTTCTCCGCCAACAGCCAGCTGCGGGCCAAGGCCGCCGAACGCTGCGCCGAGGCCGGGATCGACCTGCGCATCCCGCCGATCCGCTACTGCACCGACAACGGCGCGATGATCGCCGCGCTGGGCTCCGCCGTCGTCCGCGCGGGCGTGGCGCCGTCGGCCCTCGACATCGGCGTCGACTCGTCGATGCCGCTGACGACCGTGTCGGTCTGACGCGACCTCGCGCTATCCCGCCGACGCCGCGGCCTGCTCCTGCCGCTTGACGTAGTCGATCGCCAGGACGACGCCGAGCACGACGAGCTCGTCGTCGGGGTTGTCGACCTCGACGGCGTACCGGTCCCGCACCGTCATCCACTTCTTGTCGACGCGCCCGATGGGCGACGCGCCGCGGTGCAGCTCGAAGCTCATGTTCCAGAAGTCGCCGGTGACGGACAGGCCGGGACCCTCGATCGAGTACCGCGGCCGCAGGAACGAGAGCTCCTTGCGGATCGTGGCGACCTGGACGCCCTCGACCTCGACGAAGAACCGTGCCAGCCAGCTCATGGGCTGCTTCCACACCCGCGCACGCTCGCGGCCCGCGACGTCACGGATCGTGAACTGCTTCGGGATCTGGAACAGGCTGCCCTCGACCTGGTAGACGGGCCGGCCGGACTCGTCGTTCACGGTGAAGCGTTCGCGCACGGACCACAGCTTCTGGTCGATGAACAGGCGGTGCATCGCGCTCCTTCGCAGCGTGGGACGGGATCAGTCCGTGGGGAGCGGGTGCCCGGCCCGCAGCTCGGCGACGAGGTGCGCGACGACGGCCTCCAGGCCGTCCTGCCCGCCCCCGTGCGCGCGTGCGACGGCGAGCTGGCGCTGGTAGGAGGCCCCGTGGTCGAGGATGCCGAGCACCCCGGCCAGCTCGGCCGCGCACCCGAGCCGGGCGGCCACGGGTTCGAGCTCCGCGACCAGCTGTCGCGTGGCGTCCGTGACCAGCTCCTCGTTGCCGGCGTCGTCGAGGATGATGATCGCGTCCATGCCGTAGCGGGCGGCCCGCCACTTGTTCTCCTGGACGAACCACTGCGGCATCGTCGGCAGCGGCTTCCCCTCGTCGATCAGCGTCGACAGGTGCTCCACGAGGCAGTGCGTGAGGGCTGCGAGGGCGAGGAGCTCGTCGATGTTCGAGGTGCCGTCGCTCACGCGCACCTCGATGGTGCCGAACCGCGGTGAGGGTCGCACGTCCCAGCGCACGTCGTTGAAGCCGTCGATGACTCCGGTGTGCAGCATGTCGTCGACGTACGCCTCGAGCTGGTCCCAGGTCTCGAACTGGTAGGGGAGCCCTGCGGTGGGCAGCTGCTGGAAGAGCAGCGCGCGCATGGAGGCGTACCCGGTGTCACGCCCGTCGAAGAACGGCGACGACGCCGACAACGCCAGCAGGTGCGGGTAGTAGACGAGCAGCGACCGGATGATCGGCAGCACCTTGGCCCGGTCCTCGATGCCCACGTGCACGTGGACGCCGTAGATGAGCATCTGCCGGCCCCACATCTGCGCCCGGTCGACGACGGTGTGGTACCGCTCCTTGTCCGTGACCTTCTGGGTGCCCCAGTGGGAGAACGGGTGGGTGCCCGCGCTGACGAGCTCGACCCGCATCGGGTCGGTGACGGTGCGGACCGCCTCGAGCGTGTCCACCAGGTCGGCCCCGGCGACCGCCACGTTCTGCGCCACCCCCGAGACGATCTCCACGGTGTTGCGCAGGAACTCGGGATGCACGTTCGGGTGCCCGCCGCCGTCGTCGGAGGACAGCGCCTGGACGACGGCCGGGCCCGCCTGACGCATGTCGCCGGAGTCGGCGTCGACGAGGGCGAGCTCCCACTCGAGCCCCACGGTCGACCGCTGCGAGACGGCGAACTCCAGCACCATGGGCACATGCTTCCACGCTCAGCGCGGAAGCGGCTCCACCACGAGCACGCGTTGGGCGCCCGCGACCCGGGTGAGGACGAGCGTCGCCTCGGCCGGCCCCTTGAGGGAGAGCTGCGCGCGCAGCGCCTCCGGGGTCACGGCCGTGCCGCGCTTCTTGATCGTCACGCGGCCCACGTCCCGCTCGCGCAGGTACGCCTTGAGGCGCTTGACGCCGAACGGCATCACGTCCAGCACCCGGTAGCCGGTGGCGATCGGCGCCGCGGTCGTGTCGTGGCCCACGGCCGACGACGGGGCGGGGGCGTCCGTGGTCACGTACGCGATCGTCGGGTCGAGCAGGCGCCCGCCCAGCTCGGTGACCGCCTTGCCCACCAGCCCCGCCCGGATCACCGCGCCGTCGGGCTCGTACAGGTAGGCGCCGGGCTCCCCGACGGGCGGTGCCTCGTCGTACGCCGGACCGGCCGCGTGCGCCCCGACCGGGACCGCGCTGCGCAGCGTGCGCATACGGGTCGTGCCACCGGTGGTGTGCAGCACCAGCGCGCTGCGGCCCGGCCCGTCCGGCGCCAACGGCCCGAACCACAGCCCGGCCTCGACGACGTCGCCGTCGACCGAGACCCACTGCGTCTCGGCGTCGGCGGGCAGGCCCTGGTGGGGGATGCCGGGACCGACCTTGATGCCGACGGCGGGAACCTGCTCGCGCAACGCCCAGACGGCGTCGAGGGGCGGGGCGTACGCGGAGGGGTCGAAGATGCGCTGCCCGCCGCGGGTGCGCCGGGCCGGGTCGGCGTAGACGCCGTCGACGCCCTCGGCGCGCAGGTCGAGGCCCAGCCCGTCGGCGCAGCGCACCTCGGCCTCGGGGAACGCGCGCAGGTTGGTGGCGGCGATCGCCGCGGTGACCTCGTCGACGTCGGTGGCGAGCACCTGCAGCCCGACGCCGGCGAACGCCAGCGAGTCGGCGCCGATCCCGCTGGTCAGGTCGGCCACCTTGGTGACGCCCGCGGACAGGTAGCGCCGGGCGTGCAGCGCGGCGACGAGCAACCGGGTGGCCTGCTCCACGCCGTCGGGAGTGAAGAGCATGCCGTCGGCGAAGTCGCCCAGCTTGCCCCGGGCCTTGGCACGCAGCCGGGACTGCGTCATCGCTGCGGCGGCCAGCTCCGGATCGATCCCGTCGTCGCGCAGGCGCATCGCCAGCGCCATCGCGCGCTTCTCGTCGTACGGCGGGAGCGCGGCCAGCAACGCGTCGCCCTCCGGGCTCAACAGCTTGACCAGCGTCGACATGCTCAGGCGCTCCACGGGGCTATCGTCCCATCGCCGGTCGAGCCCCGCTTTGAACGTCCGCCTCGCTGTC
The Xylanimonas cellulosilytica DSM 15894 DNA segment above includes these coding regions:
- a CDS encoding sulfurtransferase; its protein translation is MTDPTDPRARVLVTVAELAADLGLDGVDPTPGPPVLLDVRWALAAAGHTFDGLAHYRAGHLPGAVFADLETELAAAPSAAQGRHPLPSTAQFQAAARRWGLRNDSRVVVYDATGGMSAARAWWLLRYFGLRDVRILDGGLPAWQRAGHPLEVHDVVAPPGDVVLSPGHLRTLDASGAAALAASEDGVLLDARAGERYRGETEPVDPRAGHIPGAVSAPTSENLTDEGSFLPTAALRDRFAALGATAGTRVGVYCGSGVTAAHEAAALAAAGVEAILYPGSWSQWSNDASRPVATGATPV
- a CDS encoding malonic semialdehyde reductase, with product MTVALSTTADLAIDETAADLLFRTARTTSQWTDAPVTDDELAAAWDLAKFGPTAMNSLPLRFAVVRSAEERARLVELMPDGNKSRVESAPVTLVLAYDHDFHEHMDTLFPHAPGIKDQFAPAEEMRHGMGSLNAHLQAGYLLVGLRAAGLAAGPMHAADYAGVDAAFFAGTGFKSFLVVNVGHADGEGTTYPRLPRFDLDEVSISL
- the tsaD gene encoding tRNA (adenosine(37)-N6)-threonylcarbamoyltransferase complex transferase subunit TsaD, with product MGAMAAGDPLVLGIETSCDETGVALVRGDDLLVDTTASSMDEHARFGGIIPEVASRAHLEAMIPTIQQAIGEADVDLSEVDAIAVTAGPGLVGPLTIGASAAKALAIGLGKPLYGVNHVIGHACVDQLVHGAFPDRVMALVVSGGHSSLLLVDDVATDVTELGSTLDDAAGEAFDKVGRLLGLPYPGGPHIDRLAREGDPTAIRFPRGLTAAKDQAKHAADFSFSGLKTAVARWVENEQDAGRPIPVADIAASFAEAVVDVLTAKTIAACRRHDVGTLVIGGGFSANSQLRAKAAERCAEAGIDLRIPPIRYCTDNGAMIAALGSAVVRAGVAPSALDIGVDSSMPLTTVSV
- a CDS encoding LURP-one-related/scramblase family protein, encoding MHRLFIDQKLWSVRERFTVNDESGRPVYQVEGSLFQIPKQFTIRDVAGRERARVWKQPMSWLARFFVEVEGVQVATIRKELSFLRPRYSIEGPGLSVTGDFWNMSFELHRGASPIGRVDKKWMTVRDRYAVEVDNPDDELVVLGVVLAIDYVKRQEQAAASAG
- a CDS encoding glutamate--cysteine ligase; translated protein: MVLEFAVSQRSTVGLEWELALVDADSGDMRQAGPAVVQALSSDDGGGHPNVHPEFLRNTVEIVSGVAQNVAVAGADLVDTLEAVRTVTDPMRVELVSAGTHPFSHWGTQKVTDKERYHTVVDRAQMWGRQMLIYGVHVHVGIEDRAKVLPIIRSLLVYYPHLLALSASSPFFDGRDTGYASMRALLFQQLPTAGLPYQFETWDQLEAYVDDMLHTGVIDGFNDVRWDVRPSPRFGTIEVRVSDGTSNIDELLALAALTHCLVEHLSTLIDEGKPLPTMPQWFVQENKWRAARYGMDAIIILDDAGNEELVTDATRQLVAELEPVAARLGCAAELAGVLGILDHGASYQRQLAVARAHGGGQDGLEAVVAHLVAELRAGHPLPTD
- a CDS encoding class I SAM-dependent methyltransferase; this encodes MSTLVKLLSPEGDALLAALPPYDEKRAMALAMRLRDDGIDPELAAAAMTQSRLRAKARGKLGDFADGMLFTPDGVEQATRLLVAALHARRYLSAGVTKVADLTSGIGADSLAFAGVGLQVLATDVDEVTAAIAATNLRAFPEAEVRCADGLGLDLRAEGVDGVYADPARRTRGGQRIFDPSAYAPPLDAVWALREQVPAVGIKVGPGIPHQGLPADAETQWVSVDGDVVEAGLWFGPLAPDGPGRSALVLHTTGGTTRMRTLRSAVPVGAHAAGPAYDEAPPVGEPGAYLYEPDGAVIRAGLVGKAVTELGGRLLDPTIAYVTTDAPAPSSAVGHDTTAAPIATGYRVLDVMPFGVKRLKAYLRERDVGRVTIKKRGTAVTPEALRAQLSLKGPAEATLVLTRVAGAQRVLVVEPLPR